The Nomascus leucogenys isolate Asia chromosome 23, Asia_NLE_v1, whole genome shotgun sequence genome includes a window with the following:
- the LOC105738855 gene encoding LOW QUALITY PROTEIN: taste receptor type 2 member 42 (The sequence of the model RefSeq protein was modified relative to this genomic sequence to represent the inferred CDS: inserted 1 base in 1 codon; deleted 2 bases in 1 codon; substituted 2 bases at 2 genomic stop codons), with amino-acid sequence MPPGIGNTFLTVMMGEFIIXMLGNGFIVLVNCIDVRSQMILLADCILTSLAISTISQLWILLDSFVTALWPHLYAFNKLIKFIDVFGALTNHLVTWXCCLSVFHFFKIANFTHPCFIWLRWRIRMLLVLPRGSFFLLFFNLALTGGLSDLWINIYTTXERNSTWSLDVSKILYCNLWILVSLIYLISFLLSLISLLLLILSLMRHIRNLQLNTMGPRDLRMKAHKRAMKMKMMVSFLLFFLVHFASLLLTSWIFLVQQK; translated from the exons ATGCCACCTGGAATTGGAAATACCTTTCTGACAGTAATGATGGGAGAATTCATAATCTGAATGTTAGGGAATGGGTTCATTGTACTAGTTAACTGCATTGAC GTCAGGAGTCAAATGATCTTATTAGCCGACTGCATCCTCACCAGCCTTGCTATCTCCACAATCAGTCAACTTTGGATACTACTTGATTCATTTGTAACAGCATTATGGCCACATCTATATGCCTTcaataaactaataaaatttaTTGATGTTTTTGGGGCACTCACCAATCACTTAGTTACCT CTTGCTGCCTTAGTGTTTTCCActtctttaaaatagccaatttTACCCACCCCTGCTTCATCTGGCTGAGATGGAGAATTAGAATGCTACTTGTACTCCCACGGGGGTCTTTCTTCTTACTGTTTTTCAACCTTGCATTAACAGGTGGACTTAGTGACTTGTGGATTAACATCTACACAACTTAAGAAAGAAACTCAACTTGGTCTTTAGATGTAAGTAAAATTCTATATTGTAACCTCTGGATTCTTGTCAGTTTGATCtacttaatttcctttcttctgtcccTGATCTCACTGCTGCTTTTAATTCTGTCCTTGATGAGACATATCAGGAATTTGCAGCTCAACACCATGGGCCCGAGGGACCTCAGAATGAAGGCCCATAAGAGggccatgaaaatgaaaatgatggtgtcttttctcctcttctttttggTTCACTTTGCTTCTCTCCTACTAACAAGTTGGATTTTCCTTGTACAGCAGAAATAG